The following are encoded in a window of Spodoptera frugiperda isolate SF20-4 chromosome 3, AGI-APGP_CSIRO_Sfru_2.0, whole genome shotgun sequence genomic DNA:
- the LOC118274148 gene encoding myogenesis-regulating glycosidase isoform X4 encodes MDDDDYSPSNSVTSVNSLASLLREKLQSIPQKIRKKPTDYKLRAFVGLMFLAIVFFVGFAYVLYHQQALTKAYFDNVQFNEPKRLIRIYNKDDVEILRASLAVNIQGKMKAYPCLPEHRRKDGSECLEWLHTLRFYLKSLPHDPGVDNTTCYSVHWKALRSDVYPNDCFDWGATKVHWFGGGLSSNLTWPLESGSLDYTPFITGDMQKNQWGNVLTRYFINSKGAAIIVDDETPLHVSVNKGGKHICLKAMYHEFAYPNKLTEFPEMKYNICTSEDMASLHSSIHSHRRAPLWDGLKPADMQTLESLISEPVWQIAPRFKEELQAETISKYTEDVINLGFLKQGHVLINEHWQNAIGDLSVDTSRFQTLNTTVDKLHRRGFKVAFTIQPFISTESKNFAECVQKRLLISERNSDRRIPALTRFKSLASAGVLDITNNRSVPWFLEKLQAVIDEYHIDSFFFDLGTAYDMPHYFRCEHLLTNPDQYKKIFTKTFEKMFNIIGVSSAVSLPRPPIFVSLPPFESTWEALKLVIPTMLTYGVNGFPFIMPGAVGGDIYWPGSEQFLPSSKGMVDITNSTQENGIELPDKELYMRWLQMATFLPVMKFTHLPSKYNDERVLEVAKNLTALRQRMVTPLLLKYKREALEAGLPLLRPLWLLGAGDAPRALKDEFAIGSDIVVAPVLEQGQTTRDVYLPTGLWQDGIDGSLRKGNRWMHEYRVPIDKVAYFVRKPDDMRFK; translated from the exons ATGGACGACGATGACTACTCTCCCAGTAATTCTGTCACCTCTGTCAACTCACTCGCCAGTCTACTCAGGGAGAAGTTACAG AGCATACCCCAGAAGATCCGCAAGAAGCCGACAGACTACAAACTCCGTGCGTTCGTGGGTCTGATGTTCCTGGCCATCGTGTTCTTCGTGGGCTTCGCATACGTGCTGTACCACCAGCAGGCGCTCACCAAGGCTTACTTTGATAATGTACAGTTCAACGAACCGAAGCGACTCATCCGGATCTACAATAAGGATGATGTGGAGATCCTGAGGGCTAGTTTAG CGGTGAACATTCAAGGCAAAATGAAAGCGTACCCATGTCTACCTGAACACCGCCGCAAGGATGGCTCGGAATGCCTGGAATGGCTGCATACTCTCCGTTTCTACTTGAAGTCCCTGCCTCATGACCCTGGCGTTGATAACACCACCTGCTACTCCGTGCACTGGAAGGCGTTAAGATCTG aTGTCTATCCAAACGATTGCTTCGACTGGGGCGCGACGAAAGTGCACTGGTTTGGGGGTGGTCTGTCCTCCAATTTGACCTGGCCCTTGGAGAGCGGCTCATTAGATTACACTCCTTTCATCACAGGAGACATGCAAAAGAACCAATGGGGCAACGTCCTTACAAGATACTTTATAAACTCCAAGGGAGCTGCCATTATCGTAGATGATGAGACACCTCTTCACGTCTCCGTTAACAAGGGAGGCAAACACATTTGCCTTAAAGCTATGTACCATGAATTTGCATATCCTAATAAACTGACTGAATTCCCTGAAATGAAGTACAACATTTGTACATCTGAAGATATGGCGTCATTGCACTCTTCGATCCACAGCCATCGACGAGCTCCATTATGGGACGGACTAAAACCAGCTGACATGCAAACTTTAGAATCTCTTATATCTGAACCAGTTTGGCAAATAGCTCCTCGGTTCAAAGAGGAATTACAAGCAGAAACGATTTCAAAATACACTGAAGATGTTATCAACCTTGGATTCTTGAAGCAAGGACATGTGCTTATCAATGAACATTGGCAAAATGCAATTGGTGATTTATCTGTGGATACAAGTCGATTCCAAACTTTGAATACAACTGTAGATAAATTGCATAGACGAGGTTTCAAGGTAGCGTTTACCATTCAACCGTTTATTAGTACTGAGAGCAAAAACTTCGCAGAATGTGTCCAGAAGAGATTGTTGATCAGTGAAAGAAATAGTGACAGACGTATACCAGCTTTAACCCGCTTCAAGTCGTTAGCTAGTGCTGGAGTATTAGACATCACAAACAACAGATCAGTACCTTGGTTTTTGGAGAAGTTACAGGCAGTGATCGATGAGTACCACATCGACTCTTTCTTCTTTGATTTGGGAACAGCTTACGATATGCCTCATTACTTCCGTTGCGAGCATCTTCTGACCAACCCGGATCAATATAAGAAGATCTTCACTAAGACGTTTGAGAAGATGTTTAATATCATTGGAGTGTCGTCAGCAGTGTCACTACCTCGTCCTCCAATCTTTGTTTCCCTTCCACCGTTTGAGTCTACATGGGAAGCATTGAAGTTGGTTATACCGACTATGTTAACATATGGTGTGAATGGTTTTCCGTTCATAATGCCAGGAGCTGTCGGCGGTGATATTTACTGGCCTGGAAGTGAACAGTTCCTTCCATCCTCCAAAGGCATGGTGGACATTACAAATAGCACTCAGGAGAATGGAATAGAGTTACCAGATAAAGAATTGTACATGAGATGGCTGCAGATGGCGACGTTCCTGCCTGTAATGAAGTTCACTCATCTCCCGAGCAAGTATAATGATGAGAGAGTGTTGGAGGTGGCGAAGAATCTGACGGCACTGCGACAGAGGATG GTGACACCCTTACTGTTGAAGTACAAACGCGAAGCCCTAGAAGCTGGGCTGCCACTCCTGCGGCCGCTGTGGCTGCTGGGTGCTGGAGACGCTCCCCGTGCGTTGAAGGATGAGTTTGCCATCGGCAGCGACATCGTTGTCGCACCCGTGCTCGAACAAGGACAGACTACTAGGGATG TGTACCTTCCAACTGGATTATGGCAGGACGGTATCGACGGATCTCTTCGCAAAGGCAACCGATGGATGCACGAGTATAGAGTTCCAATAGACAAAGTGGCCTACTTTGTTAGGAAACCTGATGATATGAGGTTTAAGTGA
- the LOC126912956 gene encoding uncharacterized protein LOC126912956, with protein sequence MIARWHTTEDICVILDQHETDESDDNIEDTIIDTDVSKRIIKENNKDVVETVTTTTKKETIKVSDLKKLIRTTIETNVTKEHPDGSKDVQKNVEVKTEEIILDSSSNLDNILSEFVICGEPEESVTSKTEEIKQETFTIRRTIVTRVVKTKYANKQGVPKKLKTDTTITTTDDYPDGSSRTKVDSSTSLTDIEVEPAESLELQGMVLVEDKSVETDQCEKNITIDGKSAMQIVTTTTTKEILSNIDRTKKKLKTTVETVTETMLPDSTTEVTKDVKVSVSDIGIDAVDESLEGFESIGKPMEDTTTETETVTEDGAIIKRKTTITTTTQEFINTARTVKRIKTIIRTVVEDEHPDGSVIKKTSEKITLADESIVEATEDTDEADDAKIEEILSNLTPSEPEIAEEVQTEEITENKIIIQRTIVTKIIKTKYSDSRGVPHKIKTETVVTTSDKYPDGTIKTTVDTSITITDVSVEEHLTKQKVQPEESKVTKQEDKPSKPVVNGVQEEIIAKQISDKPKDAEASPTEEETPIHDDEVSSESSKVDAALKEFLPVGEPEVSESSESIDVKEKDIIIKRTIVTKIIKTKYSDKQGNLRKLKTVTILTTTDQYPDGSARTIVESSTSVTDIEVETADDVEGFDPVGEPIEDTTTETKTVTEDGVIIKRKITITTTVQEYTNGEQNIKRTKTTVRTVIEDEHPDGSVVTRASEKISLVDETLKAHEPTPEEQAEMKKLEAALKDLSPSGEPEVSEDTDIKEIKEDGIQIKRIIVTKIVKTKYMDSQHVLRKLKTVKTVTTTDEYPDGAAKTTVDTSTSISEIKEDQKDIPSQHIAGYEQVGDVQINVETKHNLILREGKELQQIITIKTTKEVLESQDGKKKVRTTVETESQIGLPDGNTEITRDKKVTLDDYKSETFYENLVGYVEIDKPKESVQTAEDSITENGIKIIRKTTVITTTQEFENTVTRSRKIKTTIRTETEDEYPDGTVITKRR encoded by the exons ATGATCGCTCGCTGGCACACAACTGAAGACAtctgtgttattctagaccaacA TGAGACTGATGAATCAGACGACAACATTGAAGATACAATCATCGATACGGATGTTAGTAAACGaataatcaaagaaaataacaaagacGTTGTGGAAACTGTAACAACAACAACTAAAAAGGAAACAATCAAGGTCAGTGATCTTAAAAAGTTGATCCGAACAACAATCGAAACAAACGTCACTAAAGAACATCCCGATGGTTCGAAAGATGTTCAGAAAAACGTTGAAGTTAAGactgaagaaattattttagattCTAGCAGTAATTTAGATAACATTCTTAGTGAATTTGTAATTTGTGGTGAGCCTGAAGAAAGCGTCACATCCAAAACAGAAGAAATTAAACAAGAAACCTTTACCATTAGACGTACAATTGTCACAAGAgtagttaaaacaaaatatgcaaACAAACAAGGCGTACCCAAAAAACTTAAGACTGACACAACTATTACTACCACGGACGATTACCCTGATGGATCATCTCGCACTAAAGTAGATAGCAGTACATCGCTGACAGATATTGAAGTAGAACCCGCAGAAAGCCTTGAGCTCCAAGGCATGGTTTTAGTCGAAGACAAGTCAGTTGAAACTGATCAGTGTGAAAAGAATATTACTATTGATGGAAAAAGTGCTATGCAAATTGTAACTACCACAACAACAAAGGAAATTTTGAGTAATATTGATAGAACTAAGAAAAAGCTTAAGACCACCGTTGAAACTGTTACAGAAACTATGCTTCCCGACAGTACTACAGAAGTTACGAAGGATGTCAAAGTTTCTGTATCAGATATCGGAATAGATGCTGTAGATGAAAGTCTCGAAGGCTTTGAATCAATTGGCAAACCCATGGAAGACACCACTACAGAAACCGAAACAGTTACTGAAGACGGTGCGATTATTAAGAGAAAGACCACTATTACTACAACTACACAGGAATTCATCAACACAGCTCGGACTGTTAAGCGTATCAAAACGATAATCAGAACCGTAGTAGAAGATGAGCATCCAGATGGTTCCGTCATCAAGAAGACTAGCGAAAAAATAACATTAGCAGATGAAAGTATTGTAGAGGCCACAGAAGATACTGATGAAGCCGACGATGCAAAGATTGAAGAAATTCTTAGCAATCTTACTCCATCAGAGCCTGAAATCGCTGAAGAAGTTCAAACTGAAGAAAtcactgaaaataaaatcataatacagAGAACTATTGTTACTAAGATCATTAAAACAAAGTACTCTGACAGCCGTGGTGTGCCACACAAGATTAAAACAGAAACAGTTGTAACTACAAGTGATAAATATCCTGACGGCACAATAAAGACGACTGTAGATACAAGTATCACAATTACAGACGTTAGCGTCGAAGAACATCTAACAAAGCAAAAAGTACAACCTGAAGAAAGCAAAGTCACCAAACAGGAAGACAAACCTTCAAAACCAGTGGTTAACGGCGTTCAGGAAGAAATAATAGCTAAACAAATATCAGATAAACCCAAAGATGCTGAAGCATCTCCCACGGAAGAGGAAACACCAATACACGATGATGAAGTTTCGTCAGAAAGCAGCAAAGTAGATGCCGCTCTAAAAGAATTTCTTCCTGTAGGTGAACCTGAAGTAAGTGAATCTAGCGAGTCCATTGATGTTAAAGAGAAAGATATAATCATCAAAAGGACCATCGTaactaaaataatcaaaacgaAATATTCTGATAAACAAGGCAATCTCAGAAAACTGAAGACTGTTACGATTCTCACCACAACTGACCAGTATCCAGACGGTTCAGCTCGTACAATAGTAGAAAGTAGCACTTCAGTTACCGACATAGAAGTTGAAACTGCAGATGATGTTGAAGGCTTTGATCCTGTTGGAGAGCCAATCGAAGACACCACTACTGAAACTAAAACTGTAACTGAAGACGGTGTTAttattaaaaggaaaataactATTACTACAACTGTGCAAGAGTACACTAACGGAGAACAAAACATTAAGCGAACTAAAACAACAGTAAGGACAGTAATAGAAGATGAACATCCCGACGGTTCTGTTGTTACTAGAGCTAGTGAAAAGATCTCATTAGTAGATGAAACTCTTAAGGCTCACGAACCTACTCCTGAGGAACAGGCTGAAATGAAAAAGCTAGAAGCTGCACTTAAAGATTTGTCGCCCTCAGGCGAACCTGAAGTAAGTGAAGATACGGACATCAAGGAAATTAAGGAAGATGgcattcaaataaaaagaataattgTTACTAAAattgtcaaaacaaaatatatggaCAGCCAACACGTTCTCAGGAAACTAAAAACAGTAAAAACTGTTACAACAACCGATGAATATCCTGATGGCGCTGCAAAGACAACTGTGGATACTAGTACATCAATCTCTGAAATCAAAGAAGACCAAAAAGATATTCCAAGTCAACATATAGCAGGCTATGAGCAAGTTGGTGATGTACAAATTAACGTAGAAACTAAGCATAATTTGATATTAAGAGAAGGAAAAGAACTTCAACAAATAATCACAATTAAGACAACAAAGGAAGTTCTTGAATCACAAGACGGAAAGAAGAAAGTAAGAACTACTGTAGAAACTGAAAGTCAAATTGGACTGCCTGACGGAAACACAGAAATAACACGAGACAAAAAAGTAACACTTGACGATTATAAATCAGAAACATTCTACGAAAACCTTGTAGGATACGTTGAAATCGACAAACCAAAAGAATCAGTGCAAACTGCTGAAGATTCTATCACAGAAAATGGTATCAAGATCATCAGGAAAACTACCGTCATCACAACTACACAAGAATTTGAAAACACTGTTACACGTTCtaggaaaattaaaacaacaatcaGGACTGAAACTGAAGATGAATATCCTGATGGCACTGTGATCACCAAAAGAAGGTAA